A stretch of Octopus bimaculoides isolate UCB-OBI-ISO-001 chromosome 23, ASM119413v2, whole genome shotgun sequence DNA encodes these proteins:
- the LOC128247010 gene encoding uncharacterized protein LOC128247010 encodes MANILLNTAELSMADPMVKQEMKRHAVIMVIKAELSNLKIAQFLKVARSFVYKIRKELEAKDENVSSASNRKKHRRRTDTFRTPKFIQQVKQTIDENSRRSMRLIAKEHHMSEGTIRNVVHKDIRYKSYAMRKGHFISETVKENHLIRSKRHPNKLKNPAEKDVISFFSDEKNFDQDQKVNRRNDRWLCADPSEVPRVMRTKFPATNPGDAD; translated from the exons ATGGCAAATATTCTACTGAACACAGCAg aatTGTCAATGGCAGACCCTATggttaaacaagaaatgaagaggcacgCAGTGATcatggttataaaggctgagcttAGCAATTTAAAAATAGcgcaatttttaaaagttgctagATCCTTCGTCTACAAAATTCGCAAGGAGTTAGAGGCTAAAGATGAAAATGTATCGTCAGCATCAAATCGTAAGAAACACCGAAGACGCACTGATACTTTTAGAACACCAAAATTTATTCAACAAGTAAAGCAGACTATTGATGAAAATTCCAGAAGATCCATGAGGTTGATTGCAAAAGAACACCATATGTCAGAAGGAACAATCcgaaatgttgtccacaaagacatcagatacaaATCTTATGCGATGAGAAAAGGTCATTTCATATCAGAAACAGTGAAGGAAAATCACTTAATCAGATCTAAAAGACACCCGAACAAACTTAAAAACCCAGCAGAGAAAGATGTCATTTCGTtcttctcagacgagaaaaacttTGATCAAGATCAGAAAgtgaacagaagaaatgacagatggttatgtgcagacccttcggAAGTTCCAAGAGTAATGcgtacaaaatttcctgcaact aatccCGGGGATGCGGATTAA